A DNA window from Armatimonadota bacterium contains the following coding sequences:
- a CDS encoding hemolysin III family protein, with protein MDSKRSWLREPFCGISHMLGVGLSIAGLVALLFVAHGRPWHVVAYSIYGATLIALYTASTLYHSIQTHEHGIKRLQRLDYIGIFLLIAGTYTPVCLVALRGTLGWTMFGIEWGIAALGIIATFAWKGAPEWVRVVLYVLMGWLTVIALPAMRAVLPPAALGWLIGGGISYTVGMIVYATDWPHLYPGKFSAHDLWHIFVIGGSACHFVMVLCFVSRLV; from the coding sequence TTGGATTCGAAACGAAGTTGGCTTCGCGAGCCGTTCTGCGGCATATCGCATATGCTCGGTGTTGGCTTGTCCATCGCGGGCCTTGTCGCCCTGCTCTTTGTCGCGCACGGCCGCCCCTGGCACGTGGTTGCCTATTCGATCTACGGGGCAACGCTCATCGCGCTGTACACCGCCAGCACGCTCTATCACTCCATTCAAACCCATGAGCACGGTATTAAGCGTTTGCAGCGTCTCGACTACATTGGGATTTTTCTCCTGATTGCCGGAACGTATACGCCGGTCTGCCTGGTGGCGCTGCGGGGCACGCTGGGCTGGACGATGTTCGGGATCGAGTGGGGGATAGCCGCCCTCGGCATCATCGCCACGTTCGCCTGGAAAGGCGCGCCGGAGTGGGTGCGTGTGGTGCTTTACGTTCTGATGGGTTGGCTAACCGTGATCGCCTTGCCCGCGATGCGCGCCGTTTTGCCTCCCGCGGCACTTGGGTGGCTCATCGGCGGCGGCATCTCGTACACCGTCGGGATGATTGTGTACGCTACCGACTGGCCGCACCTCTACCCGGGCAAATTCTCGGCGCACGACCTGTGGCACATCTTCGTCATCGGCGGCAGCGCGTGCCATTTTGTTATGGTCCTTTGCTTCGTTTCGCGGCTGGTATAG